One window of bacterium genomic DNA carries:
- a CDS encoding response regulator, translated as MNKILIIEDDEDMIHILKSILELEGYEIIYAGDGESGLLKAEEYKPTLIILDLILPKIDGNEVCRRIKKDATLSKTPIIMLTAKTTTRDELEGIMDGADDYITKPFNPLDLIETIKYLLTGTKDITDSEERRRKKINRLQTRLLFENE; from the coding sequence ATGAATAAAATTCTAATTATAGAAGATGACGAGGATATGATTCATATCCTCAAGTCTATTCTTGAGCTTGAGGGATATGAAATAATTTATGCAGGCGATGGAGAGTCTGGGCTTTTAAAGGCAGAGGAATATAAACCTACCCTTATTATCCTTGACCTTATTCTTCCAAAGATTGATGGAAATGAGGTTTGTAGAAGGATAAAAAAAGATGCCACACTTTCCAAAACACCTATAATTATGCTTACAGCAAAGACAACAACAAGGGATGAACTAGAAGGGATTATGGATGGAGCCGATGATTATATTACAAAGCCATTTAATCCATTGGATTTGATAGAAACAATCAAATACCTTCTTACAGGGACAAAAGATATTACTGACTCAGAAGAAAGAAGAAGAAAGAAAATAAATCGGCTTCAGACAAGACTACTCTTTGAAAATGAATAA